GCGTCCGCGTTCGACTCGATCACCGGCAAGGGCGTGCAGGCCACCGTCGACGGCCACGCCGTGCTGGTGGGCACCCACAGGCTGCTCGCCGACGCCCGCATCGACACCACCGCGCTCGACGCGGTCGTCGCGGAGTACTCCGCCCAGGGCAAGACCCCTGTCCTGGCCGCGGTGGACGGCCGTCCCGCGGGCGTGCTCGCCGTGGCCGACACGGTCAAGGCCGACTCCGCCGCCGCGATCGCCGCACTGCACCGCCTCGGCCTGGACGTCGTCATGCTCACCGGCGACAACCCCCGCACCGCCGCCGCCATCGCCCGCCAGGTTGGCATCCGCCGCGTCCTCGCCGAAGTCCTGCCCGAGCACAAGGCCGACGAGATCCGGCGCCTGCAAGCCGAAGGACGCCGCGTGGGCATGGTCGGCGACGGCATCAACGACGCCCCCGCCCTCGCCCAGGCCGACATCGGGCTGGCGATCGGCACCGGCACCGACGTCGCCATCGAGTCCGCCGACATCACCCTCGTCTCCGGCTCGCTGAACGGCGTGGTCACCGCCATCCGCCTATCCCGCGCCACCATGCGCAACATCCGCCAGAACCTGTTCTTCGCCCTGATCTACAACGCCATCGGCATCCCCGTCGCCGCCGGTGTCCTCTACCCCTTCCTCGGCGTGCGCCTGAGCCCGATGCTCGCCGCCGCGATGGCGCTGAGCTCGCTCTCGGTCGTCGCCAACGCCAACCGGCTCCGCCGCCACCGGTCGGTGCCACCGCCCTCCCCGCGGCGGACCCGCCGGTATCAGGGACCGTCGGGTTCCAGCGCAGGGTCTTCCGCTTCTGTCCCAACGCCTACCGTCCGTCCAGCGTGGAAGTGAGAGGGAGGAGTCGACGATGAGCACTCCTGTCGAATCGCGCAAGGTGTGGTGGGTCGCGCGCATCGAACAGAGTGGGTTAGGAAGACTTTCGGTGAAGTTCGACCGCGTCGCGCCAGCACAGCACGACGACGTGTTGCTCGTGCAGTTCCGCGCTGGAGGCGGTGGCAGTAACAATAGAATCCGGTTGTGGGGGTGCCGTGGCGTCCGCGATGTGCTTCATGAGGCTGTCTTCGCGCCAGTAGAGCGGCTTGGGGCCGTCGTCCGGGCGCGGGCGTGCGCTTCCGTAGCCGTGACGGCACCGGTAGCCGGGGCGTCCGTGTACCCAGTGCGCGTCCATCCGCCGCCCACACACTCCGCACATCACCACGCCCGCCAACAGGTAGTCGCGTCGACCGCCTTCGTCAGTGGGGCGCTGGGCACGCACCCGCTGCGCGTCGATGAAGTCTTGCATGCTCACCAGCGGCGTGTGCACGACCTCCGGCGAGACCGCCCACTCCCCGGGCAGGTTCGGTACCTGTCCCGGACGTCCTGTGCGGAGGTTGACCTCGTCCCGATCGGTCCCGATCCGGTTTCATACCTGGCGGCCTGTGTAGCGGGGGTTGTCCAGGATGGTCCGCACCGACTGCACGCTCCACCGGTCGCCCGAGCGGTGCTGGTTGCGTCCCGGGTCGGCGGCGGACGGGCAGGGCGCGCCGCGGTCGTTGAGTTCCCGGGCGATCCCGGCCAGCGACATCCCCTCCAGTCTGCGGGTGAACATCCACCTGACGTGCCCCGCGGTCCGCGGGTCCGGTGCCAGCTTCCGCGCCCGCCGCCCCCACCGTGCGTCGGCACGCTTGGGATGCGGTCCGCCGTCGACCAGCACGTACCCGTACGGGGGTCGGCCGCCCAGATAGCGGCCCAGTTCGGCCTGGGCCTTCATCGCCGCCAGCGCCCGGTTACGAGCCCGGATGACCTCCCGCTCCGACTGCGCCCCCAGAAAAGCCATCAACCGGCGGTGCTCGCCGTCGTCCAGGTCGACCCGGCCACCGACCTCGGGTAACCACACCTGCACCCCGGCCGCGTGCAGCAGCGGCACCAGTTCGTCGAACTGTCGACCGCAGAACGCCCGCTCGTACTCACCGACCACGATGGCGTCGAACCCGCGGTCCGGGTCGGCCAGCGCGTCCAGCAGGCGGGCGGCCTCGGGTCGGTTGGGCCATCGGCGTCGTCGGGAGGCGCCCTCGTCGAAGAACTCAGCCACGATCGTCCCGTGCCCGGCGACCAAGCGCTCGCTGACCTCCCGCTGCCACAACCGCGAGGAGCGCCGGTCCTGGTACTCCGAGGTCGACATCCGCCCGTAGAACGCAAACCGCAACCCGAGGTGAACGTGCGGGTCGCGCGAACGCCTCCGCTCACCCTCACGCTGCCTGCTCTGCAACCAGCAGTCCAACAAGCCCTGATCATCTTTGGAAGCGCTGGTCGTCATGGGTGCCACACCTTCGGTCAAGGGACACGACACCCCTGGGACCGCACCCACCCACGACCATGACAGCGACAGCCCGACGAACACCCGCATGGAGCAGGGCGTGCCTCCGAACAGTTCTGCTGTCTCTACCCGCGTGCAGGTGACCACTAAGCCATCGCCGCTGGGCGGATGCCGCCAGAACCGCCCCAAACGAGCTGGTCGTGGATGCCGGCACGGCGGTCCGACACGATCGGTGGGTTCTGGATGTCCGATTCGACAGCCTGCCCGGCGAACCTCGATGTCGCCCCGCCGTCCACCACGAGCGCCATGGCGAGTGACTCTTCACCGATGGGCCGCGCCGGACGGCGGGGGTGGCGCTATCGTGTCGGTGTGACCGCAGCCGCCGCACACGAACCGCACCCGGAGATCGCCAAGACTCCCGAGGCGATCCGTGCGGCGCTGCTGCCCGAGGAACGCGACGCCTTCGACGCCGACTGCCGCCACGCCCTCGGCCAGGCCGTGGAGCAGTCCAGCCTGCAACCGGTCCGCGACGTGCTCGACCACTGGTGGCGCATCGCCACCATCACCCGCCACGATCCCGCCGCCCACCGACGCATGCTCGCCCGCGTCGACCAGACCCTCACCGGCCAGACCCCGCCGCGGCTGCGCACCTGGGACGAACTGCGAACGGAACGCGGCCTGTAGGTGACCTACACGATCGAATTCCCGGACGAGGTCTGGGACCAGGTCCACGCGCTGCCCGCCGAAGCCGCCACCCCGTTCGCCGAGGCGATGACCCTGCTGACCCACGAACCCTGGCACGGCGAGCCCTACCACCGCGCCAACCCCGACGGCGCCCTACGCCAACTCATCTACGGCTTCGGCCACGGCCTCGTCATCTACATCATCCTCGAACAGCAGCAACGGGTCATCATCGAACGCGTGCTCTGGCTGGAAGACCTCGGCTGACCCCCGGAGCTGTGAGCCCTTCCTGGCCTGGTGGAATGAGCTGCAGTTATGCCAACCAGGAACTCTAACAAGTGGCGCGGACGTCGAGCTGGCAGTAGACAGTCATCGATGATCTCGGGTTGACGGAACATGAGTATCCACAGAAGGGTCACCCAAAATGACAGAGAAGGATAGATTGGAGATACTTCTAAAGGCTTATGACTTGGAGCGGCAGGATGAGCGAAACTTTTGGGCAACGATCCCTACATTAACCTCGACGGCACTTGGGGTAATTGTAACGATAACTTTCGTCGCCGACCCCGCCTCCTGGCAGGTGTGGATATTCTCGCCCTTCTTCGCAATCGCCATGCTGGTCTATTATGCCTATCAGGGTGCAGTGGGAAGTCTTAGGCGCAGGTACATGGAGGCGCTTGAGCGGGAGATATGTGGAGAGGAAAAGATTTCGGTCGACGAGGGTGTTGCTGAAGCGCCGATTAGACTCCTTGCCTACAATCGCTACACCTGGGCCCTCAGCAGTAAGTATGGCGCCCTAGGGGGACATGCGGTCGGCCAGGCAACATTTACGATAGTCAACATTCTTCCAGTCCTGCTGGTGGCGACCGTAATAATACGCTCACCCTATAAGATTCCAAAAGAGTACGAGCCGGTAGCGTGCATCCTTCTTGCGGTATCCGTCTTTCTTCTCGTTCTGATTGTCGGTGGATGGTTCTATTTGATGTCCGAGGATTCGCGTCGCACCGTCTGGAAATTGTCAGATGGCAAGGAATCCGGTTCGGGTCAGAAGTGATCAAACTCAAGGAGCACGCAAAACCGACGGAGCAACCGAAGTAAGGGCTGTGCCGTAATCGCTGATCATGCGTCGCAGAACGCTCTCATGCCGGCTTGGGAGCACCAGGGTCGTTCCGGGTATCGATGCGCAAGTCTCGGATGTACCAGTCGAGCCGTGTCCCGTCTTCGCCGTGTGTGTGCTTGCCGGGTGTGAATCCGGCCCGGCGGGCGACTGAGGCTGATGCGGTGTTCTCCGGCTCTACTCGGATGACGGCTTGCTTCCCACCTTCACTTGCGGCGTATCGGGAGAGCAGGTGGACCGCGCGGGTGGCCAGGCCGCGTCCTCTCCAGGACGGGTAGAGGCCGTAGGCGACGTTCCCCTGGCCGGGAGACAAGCCCTCTGCCGTGAACCGCAGGTCGATCGTCCCGGCGAGCGTCTCGTCTGTGCCGACCCGGATGCCGAAAGCGCGGAGCGGGTCGGCTGTGTCCCACTGCTCCTGGCAGTGCCGTATGTAGGCTTCGACGCCCTCGCGTGTGCCGGGACCGCCGCTGAGCCAGCGAACGAGCGGCTCGTCCTCCCCGCGAGGTGTGCCTCTGCATCGTCCGGGCGCAGCGGGGACAGGGTGATCCCGTCGGACAACTTCACTTCATGCACCCGGTGAATTTTGTATGTAACGCACCGAATCGGATCGGCGGCACCCGCCCGCCCAAGCGTTCCCGCTTGGACCATGCGACCTGAGCACGGCCTTCGCCGCCCTTTACCGCACCCTCCGCGAGAGCCGTGACTTGTTTTTGTCTGACCTGGTCACCCTGCCGCTACCAGGACTTCCACAGGCCGGTGGACAGGGCAAAGAGTGCATCCGGGAAGGCCGCCGGGTAGGCGAGGACATTACGGCCCGACGACCGGTCCTCGTGCTACTACTCGTGCGCCACATGATCGCCCAGCCCGCCGGACAACTCGGAGCACCGCCATGAGCGAATCCTGGTGCTGCGGAAGGTGCAGCAGGTGTCGCTCAGCTGGCCGGCTCGGTCGGCCATTTTACCCGGTACACGTGCAGGTAGTCGGAGTCCTGGCAGACGCAGGTGCCGCGGGGGTCCTTCAGGGCCGGTCGGGTGGGGTGCGCGGCCGGGCTCCGCAGGATGTCGAAGCCGGTGATCTGCGTCCCGCCAGGCTCGATCCCCGCCGCCCTGCGGACCAGCCGGGCCGCCAGCAGGACCCCGGCGAGAGCGGACTGGTGGGCCAACGGTACGTGCACGTCCTGTCGCGGGCGCCCGGCCTGTCCCAGCTGGATGACACTGCCACCGCAGACCCCCTCCACGTACAGCTCGCGGATGGGGCGCCCCTCGAACCGGGCCAAGGCATCCCGCGGTACGTCGAGGCCGGTGGCGATCGCATCGAGCACGTCCGGGGGCATCGGGGCGCGGGAGTGCAGCAACGTCCGCACCTCCCGGACCAACTGGTCGACGCCCAGAGCCGAAGCCACGACGGCGTCCTCACTGGGGGTTTGACCGGTCGGCAGGTACAGGCAGGACAGGCACGCGCCGGTGAGGAACGCGTGGGTGGACACGCCGAGGTCACCGGGTTGGGTCCAGGCGTTGGCGATCCAGCGCGGTAGCGAGGCTTGGACGGCGCGTCGGGCCGCTGCCGAATCCACGGCGACCAGCGCGGTCTCCCAGCGGTAGCCGTGGGCAGCGGTGAAGCTCGCCCACTCCTCGGGGTGGCTGTGGAAGGTCAAGCCGACGGTGGGGGTTGCGGCCGTCAGTTCGGCTTTCCCGGCGTTCTCGTCGGCCCGCGTGGTGAGGACGTAGCGCTGGATGTTGCTCAACTCGACCGACTCATGGTCGACGAGGTCGAGGTCGCCCCGCAGGGGGCTGCGGCCCAGCGCCCACACCGCTGCCTGTCCCACGGCTCCGCACCCGACCAGTACTGTGGACCCCGGTAGCGCCCATCCGTTCTCGGGGACCTTGGGAGCGATCGGGTCGATGCCGTCCAGGCACGACACCGTGAGGTCGTCGGGCACGGGATCCGGCTCGCCCATCAACACGCTCCGGAAGATCGCCGCCGCGGCGAAGCACGCGGCGGCACCGGCACCGAACGGGATTGCGCTGTCGCCGACGGGCTGGGGAGCGCGGGATGACAGCAGGGCGGTCCAGGCGTCGGACCCTGCGTGGAAGGTCCGCTCGAAAGCGGGGGCGTCGAGGCCGATGGCGATGCCCACGGCGGCGTGGTCGGTGATGGTGATCTTCGGGTTGACCGCCCTCGCGAGCGTGCTCAGCTCGGTGCACAGGGCCTCCGCACCGGGGCCGGACACGAGGGCGAGGGTGGGGTAGAGCCGGGCGAGCAGCCGGACCGTGAGATCGGCCAGCGCCCGGCCCTCGCGGGTATTGGCGGCGTCGCGGCCGAGAGCGAGGCCGATTCCGGTGCTCTCCAGGGCGGCCTCGAACAGTTGCTCGTCGAACCCGGCGATCACCTGGGAGGCCGCGACTGCGGCGCGGCGGTGGTAGTCGGCCAGCGGCATCAGATCACCTGTACCAATCGGCGGGCGGCGTGGTCGTGGAGTCGTTGCCAGCCCGCGGGGGCGAGTCGGTAGGTGGCGACGCCGGGGTCGGTGAAGCCGCCTGCCCCGAAGTGCGGCAGCACGATCGACAGGCCGCCCACCTGGGTCACCATGGGGTAGGTGTTGTCGGTGTCGGAGTGGTAGGCCTCGGTCGGGTGGGTGTGCACTTGGACGGCGAGCACCTCGCTGGCCTCGTAAAGCCACCGGTTGAGGCGGTGCAGCTCGTCTCCGTCGACCCGGACGCACAGTCCCGCCTCCAGGCGGTAGGACGTCTGCTTCGGGACGTGCGGTGTCCTGACGGTGAACACCTCGCCGGAAAGCACGCCGGTCCACAGCACGAACAACTCGTAGCCCTCGGCCCCGGCACCGCGCACCGCGTCCTCGGTCTTCGTGACGATCTCTGCCGGGACGTCGAAACGCCGGACATCGGCCAGCCTCACAGTGGTGGCACCCCCGGGTCGAAGCCCACCCTCGGGTTGAACTGCACTTGCCACCCGGCCACGGGTGCGACGCCGTAGGTGTGGATGACCTCCAGCAGGCGGACCAGGGTACCGGCGCCTGCTGCCCGGTGGAGTTCCCATGCGTCACCGCTGTGGCCGGGGTGGTCGTGGTACTCCCGCACACCGGGAAGGCACAGGAAGGGCAGGCTGTCGGGCGAGTAGCCCTGCATCAAGGTCTCGGCCTCCATCACCGGCCTGCCGTCCGGGGTGATGGAATGGATCTTGCCCGTGCTCCGCCTCAGCGTGGTGGGCAGCTGCCCCGTTCGGTACGGCTCGCGCGTGAACGGGTCGGCCAGCCGTACCGAGGGCGGCCGGACGTCGTAGTTGGTGTAGTCGATCAGCACTCCGGTCACCAGCGCCGGGGGAGAGACCTGCCGGGCTGCCATCACCACGAACACATCGGGGAACGTGGCGTCGACCAGGAACCAGCCCTTGGCCTGGTAGTCGCGCTCCAGCGCGCGGAAGTCGGCCACCTGGCGGTCGAACTTCCGGCGTGAGACCTCCGGGTCGACGTACTGCTGCTCGACGGGTGCGGCCACGGAGCTCAGCCGCCGACCCCGGCGCGCAGGTTGAGGAACAGCCGCGTGCCCACGCCGAAGCCGAAGCTGCCGATCTTGGCGTCGAGGTCCAGGACCCCGCCCGCGTTGTCCCGCAGCTCCCAGTTCTCCACCGGCTGGCCGCTGTTGTCGGTCTGCGCGAGCGCCCTGCCGATGATGCTGCGCAGCGGGGCGTGAAGGTTGGCCTCCACGGTCGTCGGGGTGCCGTTGACCACCACCAGGAGCTCCACATTGTCGGGCATCGCCTGCCTCCTCGTCGATCGGTTCAGGCGACGATCCAGGGGTGCCGCTCGGGTGCGCCCTCGGCGATCGGGTGACCGCGCTGTGCGCAGTCACCGTCATCGAGTATCGTTTACCTGTCAGGTACACGATATCAAACCATGCACCTGGTGGGTACACGACTTTAGACGTTGGGGTGGTGATGGAGGTCGGCTTCGCCTCGTTGCGGATGGCCAAGACGTGCTCCTCACCTGCGCAAACGCGTCGACAGTGGGGCTCGGAAGGCGCTCGGAAGATCCGTCTGAGACTCGACCAGATGATCGCCGCGTCGTCTTTGGCCGAACTTGTCAGCCTGCCCCAGGTGCGCTGGGGGCCGCTCGTCACGGGCGCGGATGAGCGGTTCGTCCTGGACCTCGGCGGTGGCCGGCAGATGGTCGTGTTCGTCGACGACGCCCCCGCGCCCCGGCGTGCTGACGGCACGATCGACCTCGAACGGGTGGAGCGCCTGCTTGTCGTCGAGATCACGGAGCCGGGTTGACCCGACATTGACAAGGTAACCGACACAATGGCCGCGAAGCCGCGCCGAAGACCGGCGTAGTGCGGAAACGGTAGGCGGCGTGGCATGACCGGGTCCGCTCGCGCGGCCTGCCGTCTCCCATGCCCGAGGAGCGGAGGAACGAGGAGGTGACATCGATGGCAACGACGCACGCCGGTTCGACCGAGCGATATTGGTACGAACCTGTGGAGGTCCTCCCTCCGGGGGAGACCCTGCGGGAAACGCTTGATGCGCTGAACATGAGCCAGGCGCAGCTGGCGGTTCGCGCGGGCTTGTCCACCAAGCACATCAACCAGATCATCCAGGGGCAAGCGGTGCTCACCCACGAGACCGCGATCACCTTGGAACGGGTCACCGGTGTGCCGGCCCGCTTCTGGAACGAACTCGAATCGCGCTACCGCGATCACCTGACCCGCGAACAGGAACGCGAAAAGCTCTCCACCCACGTCGAGTGGCTGAGGCGGATGCCGATCGCAGCGCTGCGCAAACTCGGCAGGATCACCGCCGACCACACCGACGAACCCCGCACGCTGCAGCAGGCCCTGAACTTCTTCGGAGTCGCCGGGATCGAGGCGTGGGAAGAAGTGTGGGCCAACCCGGCGGCCAACTACCTAAAGTCCGCAGCGTTCACCGTGGACCCCGGGGCCATGGCCGCGTGGCTGCGCCTGGGGGAGATCGAGGCGACGAACATCCGGTGCCAGCCGTTCGACCGGGCACGGCTCAAGAGCGTGCTGCCTCAATTGCGCGAGTTGACCGTGCTGCCCCCTGCGGACTTCGAGCCGCGCATGAGGCAGCTGTGTGCCGACGCCGGCGTCGCGGTCGTCCTGGTCAGAGAGATCGCGGGTTGCCGGGCCAGTGGCGCCACGCGTTGGCTCTCCCCGTCGAAGGTCGTGGTACAGCTCAGCCTCCGCGGCAAGCGCAACGACAAATTCTGGTTCGCCTTCTTCCACGAACTCGGCCACGTGCTCCTGCACGGCAAGCGCAGCGTGTTCATCGAGGCCGAGGACATCGCCAAGCCCGGGAACGGATCCTCCGACGAGGAAGCCGAGGCGAACAAGTTCGCGGCCGACCTGCTCATCCCGCCCACGTACCGGAGTGAACTGATCGGGCTCAACCCGTGGAACCCACGCCAGGTGCGCGCGTTCGCGGACCGGCTCGGCGTCGCGCCCGCGATCGTGGCCGGCCGGTTGCAGTTCGAACTCAAGGACTACCGGTTCGGCAAGGACCTGTTCGAGAAGTATGAGCTGATGGACTGACATGCCAGGAGTGGTAGGGCCCGGGGGACGCCTCGGACGGTCAAGGTGTTCCTGCAGCAGCGGCCGGAGGTGTCGACAGATAGCGGGTAGCGCAACGTGCCGGTGCATCGGTGTGTCTGCAAGAGTGACCTTGTCGTCGACTGGGCCGCTGGTTGCGCCCCGGTGCTGTTCGGTCGGCCTTGCCGGAAGACCGCTGGCAGGCCAGGTCGTGCAGCCCTTCGCGCACGTTGAGCATCCGCTCCTGAGCCAAGGAACAGAACGCGAGCGATCGATGAAGAACCCGGTCGGTCGCCTCGGTGAGAAGTCGGCCTGCGCCCGCACGACCCATAGGCCACGCGTACACCCTCGTATCGACACTGGCGAACCGTCGACGCCGGGAGCCGCGTGGTCGTCGCACTGCGCACCGGCCCCAACGGGTCGGCGTCCGCGGAAGCGCTGGGCCAGCTCGGTTCACCGGTCGTGCTGGACCTAGACTCGAGCTTCCTGAGCAGGGCGCGATCTTGCGCGCTCGTCGCGCACCGCCTCGTCGAGCGCATCGGCCACAACCGACACCGAACCGCAGCGCGAGGCTGATGTCCTTTCCTCGCAACGCTCTCGCCACGGTATCCCTGGTCCTAGTCGCGCTCGGATTCGAAGTGCGTGTGGTCGTTGCAGAACTACGCGCCGACCGCGCCTGGGTAGTCGCCGTTGTTCGGGCATCGGTCAAAGTGTTGTGCAGAGTGACGCTGCGCTGCTGCAGGTCGATGGCCGGCACGTGGTCGGCCTGCGCCTGGGCGATGGCTGCCTTGGCTTCGCGCCACATGGTGACGAGCAATTCTCGGTAGCGGGCGGGGTCGAGGTGGCGTGGGCAGGTGCGGGAGCCAGATGCCGAACTGGATGACGATCCAGCCGCTGCCCTTCGAGCCCGTGTTCGAGAAATCCCGGCCCACCACGAGGATCTTGGTGAGCAACTCGTCCTCTCGCATGTAGAGCGTTCTGGTGTTTGCTGTTCCGCCCTGTTCGGTGCCGCTGCCCCGGTGACGGCAGCGGTAGCCGGGACGGCCGTGTGCCCAGTGGGAGTCCATGCGGCGTCCGCAGGGCTGGCAGTGCACGTACCCGGCCAACCGGTAGACCCGAGCGATGCCGTCCCGGGTCGGGCGTGCGGTACGCAGGCGCTGTACGGCGACGAAGGCGTGTTCGCTCACCACGCACCACCCTGACCGCCCGCTACGACTCGGTCAGCTACACGAAATACTGAGTGGGTCCGACGTCCGTCACCCGGATATCGCCGGCCGGCGAACCCGGCGGTACGCGTTCGCTGGCCGACAGCAGTTCACAGCCACACAGGAAACCGGCAGGAGAGCCCAATCGTCCGGAGGCGCTGTCCCGGGGCGATCTTCGCCGTCCCGGGACAGCGCCTCCGGCGGCCCTGACCGGTGCCTCCATCATCGGTCCCACATACGGGATGAGGCGGGAGACCGGATGGGACGGCTACAAGGTTCACCTCAAAGTGGGGATGCGCGCCCGTGATCGCCAAGCGGCTGTTCGACCGAGGCGTGC
This DNA window, taken from Saccharothrix variisporea, encodes the following:
- a CDS encoding heavy metal translocating P-type ATPase, with protein sequence MLIIACPCALGLATPLSIMVGTGKGAQAGILIRSAEALETAHRLDTVVLDKTGTLTAGKPALTDIHTTGTVTEDDLLTRVAAAEADSEHPLAAAIVAAAHGRAVATTTASAFDSITGKGVQATVDGHAVLVGTHRLLADARIDTTALDAVVAEYSAQGKTPVLAAVDGRPAGVLAVADTVKADSAAAIAALHRLGLDVVMLTGDNPRTAAAIARQVGIRRVLAEVLPEHKADEIRRLQAEGRRVGMVGDGINDAPALAQADIGLAIGTGTDVAIESADITLVSGSLNGVVTAIRLSRATMRNIRQNLFFALIYNAIGIPVAAGVLYPFLGVRLSPMLAAAMALSSLSVVANANRLRRHRSVPPPSPRRTRRYQGPSGSSAGSSASVPTPTVRPAWK
- a CDS encoding zinc ribbon domain-containing protein, which translates into the protein MQDFIDAQRVRAQRPTDEGGRRDYLLAGVVMCGVCGRRMDAHWVHGRPGYRCRHGYGSARPRPDDGPKPLYWREDSLMKHIADATAPPQPDSIVTATASSAELHEQHVVVLCWRDAVELHRKSS
- a CDS encoding recombinase family protein, coding for MTTSASKDDQGLLDCWLQSRQREGERRRSRDPHVHLGLRFAFYGRMSTSEYQDRRSSRLWQREVSERLVAGHGTIVAEFFDEGASRRRRWPNRPEAARLLDALADPDRGFDAIVVGEYERAFCGRQFDELVPLLHAAGVQVWLPEVGGRVDLDDGEHRRLMAFLGAQSEREVIRARNRALAAMKAQAELGRYLGGRPPYGYVLVDGGPHPKRADARWGRRARKLAPDPRTAGHVRWMFTRRLEGMSLAGIARELNDRGAPCPSAADPGRNQHRSGDRWSVQSVRTILDNPRYTGRQV
- a CDS encoding DUF6247 family protein; the encoded protein is MTAAAAHEPHPEIAKTPEAIRAALLPEERDAFDADCRHALGQAVEQSSLQPVRDVLDHWWRIATITRHDPAAHRRMLARVDQTLTGQTPPRLRTWDELRTERGL
- a CDS encoding type II toxin-antitoxin system RelE family toxin, with the translated sequence MTYTIEFPDEVWDQVHALPAEAATPFAEAMTLLTHEPWHGEPYHRANPDGALRQLIYGFGHGLVIYIILEQQQRVIIERVLWLEDLG
- a CDS encoding E2 ligase fold family C protein produces the protein MPLADYHRRAAVAASQVIAGFDEQLFEAALESTGIGLALGRDAANTREGRALADLTVRLLARLYPTLALVSGPGAEALCTELSTLARAVNPKITITDHAAVGIAIGLDAPAFERTFHAGSDAWTALLSSRAPQPVGDSAIPFGAGAAACFAAAAIFRSVLMGEPDPVPDDLTVSCLDGIDPIAPKVPENGWALPGSTVLVGCGAVGQAAVWALGRSPLRGDLDLVDHESVELSNIQRYVLTTRADENAGKAELTAATPTVGLTFHSHPEEWASFTAAHGYRWETALVAVDSAAARRAVQASLPRWIANAWTQPGDLGVSTHAFLTGACLSCLYLPTGQTPSEDAVVASALGVDQLVREVRTLLHSRAPMPPDVLDAIATGLDVPRDALARFEGRPIRELYVEGVCGGSVIQLGQAGRPRQDVHVPLAHQSALAGVLLAARLVRRAAGIEPGGTQITGFDILRSPAAHPTRPALKDPRGTCVCQDSDYLHVYRVKWPTEPAS
- a CDS encoding putative metal-binding protein, translating into MAAPVEQQYVDPEVSRRKFDRQVADFRALERDYQAKGWFLVDATFPDVFVVMAARQVSPPALVTGVLIDYTNYDVRPPSVRLADPFTREPYRTGQLPTTLRRSTGKIHSITPDGRPVMEAETLMQGYSPDSLPFLCLPGVREYHDHPGHSGDAWELHRAAGAGTLVRLLEVIHTYGVAPVAGWQVQFNPRVGFDPGVPPL
- a CDS encoding DUF2604 domain-containing protein, translated to MPDNVELLVVVNGTPTTVEANLHAPLRSIIGRALAQTDNSGQPVENWELRDNAGGVLDLDAKIGSFGFGVGTRLFLNLRAGVGG
- a CDS encoding HigA family addiction module antitoxin; this encodes MATTHAGSTERYWYEPVEVLPPGETLRETLDALNMSQAQLAVRAGLSTKHINQIIQGQAVLTHETAITLERVTGVPARFWNELESRYRDHLTREQEREKLSTHVEWLRRMPIAALRKLGRITADHTDEPRTLQQALNFFGVAGIEAWEEVWANPAANYLKSAAFTVDPGAMAAWLRLGEIEATNIRCQPFDRARLKSVLPQLRELTVLPPADFEPRMRQLCADAGVAVVLVREIAGCRASGATRWLSPSKVVVQLSLRGKRNDKFWFAFFHELGHVLLHGKRSVFIEAEDIAKPGNGSSDEEAEANKFAADLLIPPTYRSELIGLNPWNPRQVRAFADRLGVAPAIVAGRLQFELKDYRFGKDLFEKYELMD
- a CDS encoding zinc ribbon domain-containing protein, whose product is MVSEHAFVAVQRLRTARPTRDGIARVYRLAGYVHCQPCGRRMDSHWAHGRPGYRCRHRGSGTEQGGTANTRTLYMREDELLTKILVVGRDFSNTGSKGSGWIVIQFGIWLPHLPTPPRPRPLPRIARHHVARSQGSHRPGAGRPRAGHRPAAAQRHSAQHFDRCPNNGDYPGAVGA